From Calditrichota bacterium, one genomic window encodes:
- a CDS encoding Zn-dependent oligopeptidase, with protein MISQRLFILLIFFFCSFISLHANPFEKVLPGFNEQIQFDKIDAQFINDVKQPTMDELNKKLEKIYNIPADDRTFENTVRAFDAAYSDFGKVYGILYLMNVSHPDDDTRKAANEAVIDFGKFDNELNLNENLYNSFIEYSQTEEGKSLSGSQEKFLRETIDDFKRNGFALSKEGRDKLKEINDRIALLSNEFGKNISDYKDDLIVTEDDVKGLDEAYKDARRLEDGTYKIDLSYPSYRPFMRLSESDEARKKLYMKYNNRASDKNLVVLEKLILNRKEMVEHLGYNTFSEYQLANRMAQNPKTVWEFENGLIEKVQEKGKIDYDEVLQVKRQITGNDTASVVNGWEYGYYSNILKREKYKVDSEKVKEYFEINNVMDGLFSITQSLFGITYKEVKDPSVWHQDVRLFEVFDDGKVIGRFYLDLYPRDNKYGHAACFPIINSRETKNGPEIPVAALECNFPQATDTSPALMSHSQVKTFFHEFGHVLHTLLSKTELSGQSGFNVPRDFVEAPSQIFENWTWDYPSLQMFSKHHETGEILPKELFDKMISAKNVGSGVSTLYQIFYGTIDMTLHDKYNPNETRNTTAVVKELQNKILLTPYVEGTNFQAAFGHLTGYASSYYGYLWSKVYAQDMFSVFEENGILNPEIGKRYRELILARGGEKEAIDLVKEFLGRNPNSNAFYKSLGLEPDELKEVKNEAGL; from the coding sequence ATGATTTCTCAACGTCTTTTCATACTGCTTATATTTTTCTTTTGCAGCTTCATTTCACTTCATGCAAACCCATTTGAAAAAGTACTTCCGGGTTTTAATGAACAAATCCAGTTTGACAAAATTGATGCACAGTTTATTAATGATGTTAAACAACCAACAATGGATGAATTAAATAAAAAACTGGAAAAAATTTATAATATTCCTGCGGATGACAGAACTTTTGAAAATACTGTCCGGGCTTTTGATGCTGCATATAGTGATTTTGGTAAAGTGTATGGAATTTTATACCTGATGAATGTTTCTCACCCTGATGATGACACCCGAAAAGCTGCAAATGAAGCAGTTATAGATTTTGGTAAATTTGATAACGAATTAAACTTAAATGAAAATTTATACAACTCATTTATAGAATACTCTCAAACTGAAGAAGGAAAATCTTTAAGTGGATCTCAGGAAAAGTTTCTTAGGGAAACCATTGATGATTTTAAAAGAAACGGATTTGCTCTATCCAAAGAAGGCCGGGATAAATTAAAAGAAATCAATGATCGGATTGCTTTGTTATCAAATGAATTCGGAAAAAATATTTCAGACTATAAAGATGATTTGATTGTTACAGAAGATGACGTTAAAGGCCTTGATGAGGCTTACAAAGATGCGCGACGTTTGGAAGATGGTACATATAAAATTGATTTATCCTATCCATCTTATCGCCCTTTTATGAGACTATCGGAATCTGATGAAGCACGCAAAAAACTATACATGAAGTATAACAACCGGGCAAGTGATAAAAACCTTGTTGTTTTAGAAAAGTTAATTCTAAATCGAAAAGAAATGGTTGAACACCTTGGATATAATACCTTTTCTGAATATCAATTGGCAAACCGAATGGCACAAAACCCTAAAACAGTTTGGGAATTTGAAAATGGGCTTATTGAAAAAGTTCAGGAAAAAGGAAAAATTGATTATGATGAAGTACTTCAAGTAAAAAGACAAATTACCGGTAACGATACAGCCAGTGTTGTAAATGGTTGGGAATATGGGTATTACAGTAACATTTTAAAACGCGAAAAATATAAAGTTGATTCTGAAAAAGTAAAAGAATATTTCGAAATAAATAATGTTATGGATGGATTGTTTAGTATCACACAATCGCTATTTGGCATTACTTATAAAGAAGTAAAAGATCCTTCGGTTTGGCATCAAGATGTTCGCCTTTTTGAAGTTTTTGATGATGGAAAAGTAATTGGTCGTTTTTATCTGGATTTATATCCCCGTGACAATAAATATGGACATGCCGCATGTTTCCCAATTATAAATTCAAGAGAGACTAAAAATGGTCCGGAGATTCCTGTAGCAGCTTTAGAATGCAATTTTCCACAAGCTACAGATACTTCCCCAGCTCTTATGTCTCACTCACAGGTTAAAACATTTTTTCATGAATTTGGACATGTGCTACACACATTGCTTAGTAAAACAGAACTATCCGGCCAATCAGGATTTAATGTTCCGCGTGATTTTGTTGAAGCACCTTCACAAATTTTTGAAAACTGGACTTGGGATTACCCTTCTTTACAGATGTTTTCTAAACACCATGAAACAGGTGAAATTTTGCCAAAAGAGTTATTTGATAAAATGATCTCTGCTAAAAATGTTGGATCTGGAGTATCAACATTATATCAAATTTTTTATGGCACAATAGATATGACTTTGCATGACAAATACAATCCAAATGAAACACGCAATACAACTGCTGTTGTAAAGGAACTTCAAAACAAGATTCTTCTTACTCCTTATGTAGAAGGCACAAACTTCCAGGCTGCTTTTGGCCATTTAACCGGTTATGCATCCAGTTATTATGGCTACCTATGGTCTAAAGTATATGCGCAGGACATGTTCTCAGTTTTTGAAGAGAATGGTATTTTAAACCCAGAAATCGGTAAACGCTACCGTGAATTGATATTAGCCAGAGGTGGTGAAAAAGAAGCAATTGACCTTGTAAAAGAATTTCTTGGTAGAAATCCAAACTCAAATGCATTTTATAAATCACTTGGTCTGGAGCCGGATGAATTAAAAGAAGTGAAGAATGAAGCCGGTTTATAA